From a single Nitrospirota bacterium genomic region:
- a CDS encoding glutamate synthase, with product MCRLVAITSSDYFSVMENIWALETMKEGHDGSGMGLVLKDLGGEFEKLKGYPILSGICSKKGIGILDEFMDKQRFKLKHEWTPKIKKVNGVIPRDYYFARVYDYPARYKNKSRQEKEDLLMNIRLTLRKMGEADGSVFVFSFYPDVITLKEVGDPLQLAEFFGLDKNPLKAKIILAQGRQNTNYQIYLYACHPFFIQGYSSMTNGENTAFVPIREYLTSRGFPGYMGYNSDSEVFTHILHYTCRQLGYPITYYKDVITPLKDSEIEGRDDREALRLIKKSIRPLCIDGPNCVIGFTPDGTCFMVQDSKKLRPGVVGGVKGKYVLVSEECGLDRAIPKRDRGKDIFPMKYDMVIVSPGAREVKVWNQQQG from the coding sequence ATGTGCCGTCTGGTTGCTATCACATCGAGTGATTATTTTTCAGTGATGGAAAATATATGGGCACTGGAGACCATGAAGGAGGGGCATGATGGCTCCGGTATGGGATTGGTCTTGAAGGACCTGGGCGGAGAATTTGAAAAATTAAAGGGATATCCAATACTCTCAGGTATCTGCTCTAAAAAGGGCATAGGAATACTTGATGAATTCATGGATAAACAAAGATTCAAGCTCAAACATGAATGGACGCCAAAAATAAAAAAGGTTAATGGTGTGATTCCTCGTGACTATTATTTTGCAAGGGTTTACGATTATCCTGCACGCTATAAAAACAAATCAAGGCAGGAAAAAGAAGACCTCCTGATGAATATCAGACTGACCCTTCGAAAGATGGGGGAAGCAGACGGCTCTGTCTTTGTCTTCTCTTTCTATCCCGATGTTATTACATTAAAAGAGGTAGGCGATCCACTTCAGCTTGCCGAGTTTTTTGGCCTGGACAAAAACCCTCTTAAGGCTAAAATCATCCTCGCCCAGGGAAGGCAGAATACAAATTATCAGATTTATCTCTATGCCTGCCATCCTTTCTTTATCCAGGGTTACAGCTCAATGACAAATGGAGAGAACACAGCCTTTGTCCCGATAAGAGAATATTTAACAAGCAGAGGATTCCCAGGGTATATGGGCTATAACAGTGACAGTGAGGTTTTCACTCATATCCTTCATTACACATGCAGGCAATTGGGTTATCCCATTACATATTATAAGGATGTTATAACACCGCTTAAAGACTCTGAGATAGAGGGGCGTGATGACAGGGAAGCTTTAAGGCTCATTAAAAAATCTATTCGCCCCCTCTGCATAGATGGGCCAAACTGTGTTATTGGTTTTACACCGGATGGGACATGCTTTATGGTTCAGGACTCAAAAAAACTAAGGCCTGGTGTTGTGGGTGGGGTAAAGGGCAAATATGTACTTGTGTCTGAAGAATGTGGCCTTGATAGGGCAATACCAAAAAGAGACAGGGGAAAAGACATATTCCCCATGAAATATGACATGGTAATCGTTTCACCAGGGGCAAGGGAGGTGAAAGTATGGAACCAGCAGCAGGGATAA